The following proteins are encoded in a genomic region of Ptychodera flava strain L36383 chromosome 23 unlocalized genomic scaffold, AS_Pfla_20210202 Scaffold_24__1_contigs__length_23054250_pilon, whole genome shotgun sequence:
- the LOC139124842 gene encoding uncharacterized protein, with the protein MPFMVTFETGTNVSINVMSITVRNNGPDDIPSLHDGQIHYDIGMYMVALKGGEMRDPVQVQSFSLNDEVVLRRSYAFASGADQAYQVPDWPTAVINYPAEKCKTHSHLCVVLEHVGNHTDNNSDNDFFCLPFVNGLFSESVGPTNCPSDIVPLALNVISAETPTFVSDTSTTVTIDIQLHNAGGTIVPGGIENIGFSAFVASNDSADADLKIDCDDVNLNTTNMSDSVGPWSDTVYSDVIVKVTVPGQNCTNFKYLCIVFKKASENATFQDDDRNNLICLPFGEISDGGAGVVICPTDQKLPVQYSFVEWWAILVVIFCTMVAACSMFVCLLCIIYINLFRKKNKIDVEKQPAKSIVVEDDVNKIQSSHRNTLTECKIQYT; encoded by the exons ATGCCGTTTATGGTGACATTTGAAACAGGAACCAATGTGTCAATCAACGTCATGTCAATTACTGTCAGAAACAATGGCCCAGATGATATTCCCTCGCTACATGATGGCCAAATACATTATGATATTGGTATGTACATGGTGGCTTTGAAAGGAGGCGAGATGCGGGATCCAGTTCAAGTTCAATCTTTCTCACTGAACGATGAAGTCGTTCTGCGACGATCCTATGCCTTTGCTTCTGGTGCTGACCAAGCCTACCAGGTACCTGATTGGCCAACTGCTGTGATCAACTACCCAGCCGAGAAATGCAAAACACACAGCCACCTTTGCGTTGTTTTAGAACACGTTGGAAATCACACAGACAACAATAGCGACAACGACTTCTTCTGCCTACCTTTTGTCAATGGCTTATTCAGCGAATCAGTGGGACCAACAAACTGTCCTTCTG ATATTGTACCACTTGCACTTAACGTTATTAGTGCAGAAACGCCAACGTTTGTTTCTGACACATCGACCACAGTTACCATCGATATTCAGCTTCATAATGCTGGCGGCACTATAGTACCAGGTGGAATTGAGAACATTGGGTTCAGCGCTTTTGTTGCCAGTAACGACAGTGCAGATGCTGACTTAAAAATCGACTGTGATGACGTCAACCTGAACACTACAAATATGTCTGATTCTGTTGGTCCATGGAGTGATACTGTATACAGTGATGTCATCGTTAAAGTTACTGTTCCAGGGCAAAACTGCACTAACTTTAAGTACCTTTGCATTGTCTTCAAGAAAG CATCTGAAAATGCCACGTTCCAAGACGACGACAGGAACAATCTCATCTGCCTTCCATTTGGTGAAATTAGCGACGGTGGTGCTGGTGTTGTCATCTGCCCAACTGATCAGAAACTGCCTGTTCAATATTCTTTTGTCGAGTGGTGGGCTATCCTGGTTGTCATATTTTGCACCATGGTAGCTGCTTGTtcaatgtttgtttgtcttttatgCATAATTTATATAAACTTGTTCaggaagaaaaacaagattgaTGTTGAGAAACAGCCAGCTAAAAGCATTGTAGTCGAAGATGATGTCAACAAGATACAAAGTTCACATCGAAACACTTTGACAGAATGTAAAATTCAATACACATGA
- the LOC139124925 gene encoding uncharacterized protein: MCQSKSCQLQSGTMAQMISPLSAMVDSIIAWDPVQVQSFSLNDDVVLRRSNGIIAGGGQAYQVPDWPTAVINYPAEKCKTHSHLCVVIEHLGNYTDYKSDNDFFCLPFVSGLFSESVGPTNCPSDVEPVAIDITTAKSLKYVYDTPTAVTFDIRLYNTGGTLVPGGVENIGFSAYIASHDRADADLKINFGDVNLNATNFSDSIGPWSDTKYSNITVEITVRGQNCSDFKYLCIVFEKATINATFEDDKSNNFLCLPFSDVADGGVGVIVCQNNQELPTRSSFVE; encoded by the exons ATGTGTCAATCGAAGTCATGTCAATTACAGTCAGGAACAATGGCCCAGATGATCTCTCCACTCTCAGCGATGGTCGATTCCATTATAGCATGGGATCCGGTTCAAGTTCAATCCTTCTCACTAAACGATGACGTAGTTCTGCGTCGCTCCAATGGCATTATCGCTGGTGGTGGCCAAGCCTACCAAGTCCCTGATTGGCCAACTGCTGTGATCAACTACCCAGCTGAGAAATGCAAAACACACAGCCACCTTTGTGTTGTTATAGAACACCTTGGTaattacacagattacaaaAGTGACAATGACTTCTTCTGCCTGCCATTTGTGAGTGGTTTATTCAGTGAATCAGTTGGACCAACAAACTGTCCGTCAG ACGTTGAACCTGTTGCGATTGATATAACAACTGCGAAGTCACTGAAATATGTTTATGACACACCGACTGCAGTCACTTTCGACATTCGTCTCTATAATACTGGCGGCACTCTGGTACCTGGTGGAGTTGAGAATATTGGATTTAGCGCCTATATCGCCAGTCACGACCGTGCAGATGCTGATTTGAAAATCAACTTTGGTGACGTCAACCTCAACGCTACAAATTTTTCTGATTCTATCGGTCCATGGAGTGATACCAAATATAGTAACATCACAGTAGAAATTACTGTACGTGGGCAAAACTGTAGTGATTTCAAGTATCTTTGCATCGTCTTCGAGAAGG CCACTATTAATGCAACGTTTGAAGATGACAAAAGCAACAACTTTCTTTGTCTACCATTCAGTGATGTGGCCGATGGTGGTGTTGGAGTCATCGTCTGCCAAAATAATCAGGAACTCCCTACCAGGTCTTCTTTTGTCGAGTGA
- the LOC139124799 gene encoding uncharacterized protein: MPSMVTFETGTNVSIEVMSITVRNNGPDDLSTLSDGRFHYSMGMYIVALEGDKMRDPVQVQSFSLNDDVVLRRSNGIIAGGGQAYQVPDWPTAVNNYPAEKCKTHSHLCVVIEHVGNYTDYKSDNDFFCLPFVSGLFSESVGPTNFTSDVVPVAVDITTAESLKYIYDTPTAVTIDIGLHNAGGTVVPGGVENIGFSAYIASHDSADADLKIILGNVNLNATNLSDSICPWSDTKYSNIVIEVTVPGQNCSDFKYLCIVFEKATINATFEDDKSNNFLCLPFSDVADGGVGVIVCRTNQDLPTRSSFVEWWVILAVIVFAILAVGPVCVCLLCKFYINLYRKKRKVDIEQLPEKDIAERGVNKKDTEKSKASTAWTI; the protein is encoded by the exons ATGCCTTCCATGGTGACATTTGAAACTGGAACCAATGTGTCAATCGAAGTCATGTCGATTACAGTCAGGAACAATGGCCCAGATGATCTCTCCACTCTCAGCGATGGTCGATTCCATTATAGCATGGGTATGTACATCGTTGCACTTGAAGGGGACAAGATGAGGGATCCGGTTCAAGTTCAATCTTTCTCACTAAACGATGACGTAGTTCTGCGTCGCTCCAATGGCATTATCGCTGGTGGTGGCCAAGCCTACCAAGTCCCTGATTGGCCGACTGCTGTGAACAACTACCCAGCTGAGAAATGCAAAACACACAGCCACCTTTGTGTTGTCATAGAACACGTTGGTaattacacagattacaaaAGTGACAATGACTTCTTCTGCCTGCCATTTGTGAGTGGTTTATTCAGTGAATCAGTTGGACCAACAAATTTTACGTCAG ACGTTGTACCTGTTGCGGTTGATATAACAACTGCGGAGTCACTGAAATATATTTATGACACACCGACTGCAGTCACTATCGACATTGGCCTTCATAATGCTGGCGGCACTGTGGTACCTGGTGGAGTTGAGAATATTGGATTTAGCGCCTATATCGCCAGTCACGACAGTGCAGACGCTGATTTGAAAATCATCTTGGGTAACGTCAACCTCAACGCTACAAATTTGTCTGATTCTATTTGTCCATGGAGTGATACCAAATATAGTAACATCGTGATAGAAGTAACTGTACCTGGGCAAAACTGTAGTGATTTCAAGTATCTTTGCATCGTCTTCGAGAAGG CCACTATTAATGCAACGTTTGAAGATGACAAAAGCAACAACTTTCTGTGTCTACCATTCAGTGATGTGGCCGATGGTGGTGTTGGAGTCATCGTCTGCCGAACTAATCAGGATCTCCCTACCAGGTCTTCTTTCGTCGAATGGTGGGTTATTCTTGCGGTGATCGTCTTCGCTATTTTAGCTGTTGGCCCGGTCTGTGTTTGCCTTTTGTGTAAATTCTACATTAACCTCTATAGGAAGAAACGCAAGGTTGACATTGAGCAACTGCCGGAAAAAGACATTGCAGAGAGAGGTGTAAACAAAAAGGATACTGAAAAATCGAAAGCTTCGACGGCGTGGACAATTTAA